A region of Rhizobium binae DNA encodes the following proteins:
- a CDS encoding ABC transporter substrate-binding protein yields MKKLIISTLFASMMAGTAFADTTLKLVEVITSPERTETLKSIVGKFEAANPGTKVDIISLPWNEAFQKFATMVSAGDVPDVMEMPDTWLSLYANNGMLESLEPYLAKWEHTKELTPRALELGRDVKNTAYMLPYGFYLRAMFYNKKLLSEAGVAAPPKTLDEFTAASEKVSKLPGKYGYCMRGGPGSLNGWMIFAASMAGSNKYFNEDGTSTMNSPGWAKGIQWMVDLYKKGYAPKDSVNWGFNEVVAGFYSGTCAFLDQDPDALIAIAERMKKEDFGVMPLPKGPDGKSFPTIGYGGWSMFSTSANKDLSWKLIATLEGPEGNIEWNKRIGALPAYTAAEKDPFYAGDQFKGWFEELADSNTVPTVMPTYLEEFAYFKDSLAIKTSQQALLGDISAKDLADQWADYLTKAQQKFLSKK; encoded by the coding sequence ATGAAAAAACTAATAATCTCGACGCTCTTTGCTTCGATGATGGCAGGCACGGCCTTTGCCGATACGACGCTGAAACTTGTCGAAGTCATCACCAGCCCGGAGCGCACCGAAACACTGAAATCGATCGTCGGCAAGTTCGAGGCCGCCAATCCCGGCACCAAGGTCGACATCATCTCGCTGCCGTGGAACGAAGCCTTCCAGAAGTTCGCCACCATGGTGTCGGCCGGCGACGTGCCCGACGTGATGGAGATGCCCGATACCTGGCTGTCGCTCTATGCCAATAATGGCATGCTCGAAAGCCTCGAGCCCTATCTCGCAAAGTGGGAGCACACGAAGGAGCTGACGCCGCGTGCGCTGGAACTCGGCCGCGACGTCAAGAACACCGCCTATATGCTGCCCTACGGCTTCTACCTCAGGGCGATGTTCTACAACAAGAAGCTGCTCTCGGAGGCCGGTGTTGCGGCACCGCCGAAGACTCTGGATGAGTTCACCGCGGCCTCCGAGAAGGTGTCCAAGCTGCCGGGCAAATACGGCTACTGCATGCGCGGCGGGCCGGGCAGCCTCAACGGCTGGATGATCTTCGCCGCCTCGATGGCCGGCTCGAACAAATACTTCAACGAGGACGGCACCTCGACGATGAACAGCCCCGGCTGGGCCAAGGGCATCCAATGGATGGTCGATCTCTACAAGAAGGGCTATGCGCCGAAGGACAGCGTCAACTGGGGCTTCAACGAAGTCGTCGCCGGCTTCTATTCCGGCACCTGCGCCTTCCTCGATCAGGACCCGGATGCGCTGATCGCCATTGCCGAACGGATGAAAAAGGAAGATTTCGGCGTCATGCCGCTGCCGAAGGGGCCTGATGGCAAGTCCTTCCCGACCATCGGCTACGGCGGCTGGTCGATGTTCTCGACGAGCGCCAACAAGGATCTCTCCTGGAAGCTGATCGCCACGCTCGAAGGGCCGGAAGGCAATATCGAGTGGAACAAGCGCATCGGCGCCCTGCCGGCCTATACCGCGGCCGAGAAGGACCCGTTCTATGCCGGTGACCAGTTCAAGGGCTGGTTTGAGGAACTGGCGGACTCGAACACGGTGCCGACGGTCATGCCGACCTACCTCGAGGAATTCGCCTACTTCAAGGATTCGCTGGCGATCAAAACCTCGCAGCAGGCCTTGCTCGGCGATATCTCGGCCAAGGATCTGGCCGACCAGTGGGCGGACTATCTGACCAAGGCGCAGCAGAAGTTTCTGAGCAAGAAGTAA
- a CDS encoding carbohydrate ABC transporter permease: MTISADMLDMRRDRRPWLRRLADASEPYLYSAPALILIIAVMLVPLTLGVSYAFRDIQLLNPFSGGFIGLDHFRELSTDAAFYGALRNTLWWTGASVVLQFVFGLILALLLDKPFPGRAIAQALVFLPWAVPSFLAGLNWAWLFNPVIGPIPHWLFALGLMHEPGNILSDPNYAMWGPIVANVWWGIPFFAITLLAALQAIPRDLYEAASIDGAGWFQRFRSITLPFLAPTIAITVLLRTVWISNFADLIVVMTNGGPADRTQIVASYIFTTAFKRLDFGYASAIALVLLALLLAYSMLIILLRQTLLNKD; the protein is encoded by the coding sequence ATGACCATTTCCGCCGATATGCTCGACATGCGTCGCGACCGCAGGCCGTGGCTGCGTCGTCTTGCCGACGCTTCGGAGCCCTATCTCTACAGCGCCCCGGCCCTGATCCTGATCATCGCTGTCATGCTGGTGCCGCTGACATTGGGCGTTTCCTACGCCTTCCGCGACATCCAGCTGCTCAACCCGTTTTCCGGCGGTTTCATCGGGCTCGATCACTTCCGCGAGCTTTCTACGGATGCCGCCTTCTACGGGGCGCTGAGAAACACGCTCTGGTGGACTGGCGCCTCCGTCGTCCTGCAGTTCGTCTTCGGGCTCATCCTGGCGCTGCTGCTCGACAAACCGTTCCCGGGCCGGGCGATCGCGCAGGCGCTGGTCTTCCTGCCCTGGGCGGTGCCCTCCTTTCTCGCCGGCCTCAACTGGGCCTGGCTGTTCAATCCTGTTATCGGGCCGATCCCGCACTGGCTTTTCGCCCTCGGGCTGATGCATGAGCCGGGCAATATCCTTTCCGATCCCAATTATGCGATGTGGGGGCCGATCGTTGCCAATGTCTGGTGGGGCATTCCCTTCTTCGCCATCACGCTGCTGGCCGCCCTGCAGGCGATCCCGCGCGATCTTTATGAAGCGGCGTCGATCGACGGTGCTGGCTGGTTCCAGCGCTTCCGCTCGATCACCCTGCCGTTTCTGGCACCGACCATCGCCATCACCGTGCTGTTGCGAACCGTCTGGATCTCCAATTTCGCCGATCTGATCGTCGTCATGACCAATGGCGGGCCTGCCGACCGCACGCAGATCGTCGCGAGCTACATCTTCACGACGGCGTTCAAGCGGCTCGATTTCGGTTATGCCTCGGCGATCGCGCTGGTGCTGCTGGCCCTGCTACTCGCCTATTCGATGCTGATCATCCTGCTGCGGCAGACGCTGCTGAACAAGGATTGA
- a CDS encoding carbohydrate ABC transporter permease has protein sequence MRRSAVPTIAHRLAILCYIAFALFPLFWLLKVSVTPNDLLYSEGVRMWPSRTTWDHYAFVLQHSAFPTFFKNSLIVSVSTAVTVTICASLSGYALSRFNFRAKYWIVALMLLTQMFPLVMLVAPIFKILSPLHLTNSLTGLVIVYTAFNVPFATFLMQSFFDGIPKDLEEAAMIDGATQFTAFRQIILPLTLPGIAATLGFVFTAAWSELLFALMLINGNDAATFPVGLLTFVSKFSVDFGQMMAAGVMALIPAGLFFLLIQRYLVQGLTAGAVKG, from the coding sequence ATGAGACGATCCGCCGTTCCCACCATTGCGCACCGCCTGGCAATCCTCTGCTATATCGCCTTCGCGCTCTTCCCGCTGTTCTGGCTGCTCAAGGTCTCGGTGACGCCGAACGATCTGCTCTATAGCGAAGGCGTGCGCATGTGGCCGTCGCGCACGACCTGGGATCATTATGCCTTCGTGCTGCAGCACAGCGCCTTTCCGACCTTCTTCAAGAACAGCCTGATCGTCTCGGTCTCGACGGCGGTGACCGTGACGATCTGCGCCTCGCTCTCCGGCTACGCGCTGTCGCGCTTCAATTTCAGGGCAAAATACTGGATCGTCGCCTTGATGCTGCTGACCCAGATGTTCCCGCTCGTCATGCTGGTCGCGCCGATCTTCAAGATCCTGTCGCCCTTGCACCTGACCAACAGCCTGACCGGCCTCGTCATCGTCTACACCGCCTTCAATGTGCCCTTCGCCACCTTCCTGATGCAGTCCTTCTTCGACGGCATCCCCAAGGATTTGGAGGAGGCGGCGATGATCGACGGGGCGACGCAGTTCACGGCCTTCCGGCAGATCATCCTGCCGCTGACCCTGCCGGGAATTGCCGCGACACTCGGCTTCGTCTTCACGGCGGCCTGGAGCGAGCTGCTCTTCGCGCTGATGCTGATCAACGGCAATGATGCAGCGACCTTCCCGGTCGGGCTTCTTACCTTCGTTTCGAAATTCTCGGTGGATTTCGGGCAGATGATGGCGGCGGGCGTCATGGCGCTCATTCCGGCCGGCCTCTTCTTCCTGCTCATCCAGCGTTATCTCGTCCAGGGCCTGACGGCCGGCGCGGTCAAAGGTTAA
- a CDS encoding ABC transporter ATP-binding protein, whose amino-acid sequence MASIDIQNIRKAYGHVQVLHGVDLEIRDGEFVVLVGPSGCGKSTLLRMIAGLEDVTSGEIRIAGARVNERHPKDRDIAMVFQSYALYPHMNVAGNMSYSLKLRKTAKEKIASAVSAAAAKLGLDPLLERRPKALSGGQRQRVAMGRAIVRQPKAFLFDEPLSNLDARLREQMRAEIKKLHGELKATSIYVTHDQIEAMTLADRIVAMHGGVVQQVGSPLELYDRPANLFVAGFIGSPGMNFLEASYVAGGVKLKDGTIVPLAKPLPLEDGARVTLGIRPEHVLMTNDGTGLATDVELVEPTGFGIILHLALHGLPFKIFTLDRDALKAGPNVDVAFPPQYLHVFDGEGQRID is encoded by the coding sequence ATGGCATCGATCGATATCCAGAATATCCGCAAAGCCTATGGCCATGTGCAGGTGCTGCACGGCGTCGACCTCGAAATCCGGGACGGTGAATTCGTCGTGCTGGTCGGCCCCTCCGGCTGCGGCAAGTCCACGCTACTGCGCATGATTGCCGGGCTGGAGGATGTCACATCGGGCGAAATCCGGATTGCCGGCGCCAGAGTGAACGAGCGGCATCCCAAGGATCGCGACATTGCCATGGTGTTTCAGTCCTATGCCCTCTATCCGCATATGAATGTCGCCGGCAATATGAGCTACAGCCTGAAACTCCGGAAAACGGCCAAGGAGAAGATCGCGAGCGCCGTCTCGGCTGCCGCTGCCAAGCTCGGCCTCGATCCGCTGCTCGAACGCAGGCCGAAGGCGCTTTCCGGCGGCCAGCGCCAGCGCGTCGCCATGGGCCGCGCCATCGTGCGCCAGCCGAAGGCCTTTCTGTTCGACGAGCCGCTGTCCAATCTCGATGCACGCCTGCGCGAACAGATGCGCGCCGAAATCAAGAAACTGCATGGCGAGCTGAAAGCGACCTCGATCTACGTCACCCATGACCAGATCGAGGCGATGACGCTGGCCGACCGGATTGTTGCCATGCATGGCGGCGTCGTTCAGCAGGTCGGCAGCCCGCTGGAACTCTATGACCGCCCCGCCAATCTTTTCGTCGCCGGTTTCATCGGCTCGCCGGGGATGAACTTCCTCGAGGCCAGCTATGTCGCGGGCGGCGTGAAGTTGAAGGACGGCACCATCGTGCCGCTGGCAAAGCCGCTGCCGCTTGAAGACGGCGCGAGGGTGACGCTCGGCATCCGGCCCGAGCATGTGCTAATGACGAATGACGGAACCGGGCTTGCAACCGACGTCGAGCTCGTCGAACCCACCGGCTTCGGCATCATCCTGCACCTCGCCCTTCACGGCCTGCCGTTCAAGATCTTTACGCTCGACCGCGATGCGCTGAAGGCGGGGCCGAACGTCGACGTCGCCTTTCCGCCGCAATATCTGCATGTTTTCGATGGCGAAGGACAACGGATCGATTGA
- a CDS encoding non-homologous end joining protein Ku gives MVAPRANWKGFIKFGEVAFPVALYTAASTSERIAFHTLNRKTGNRVRREFVDGETGDPVEREDQVKGFEIEDGRYVVLEPEEVAAAIPESDKTLKVEAFIPCDEIDDVYFDKPYYLAPDTMGSDAFKLLRDGMKKAKVAAIARTVLFRRLRTLLIRPLGKGLVGSTLNFDYEVRSSDKAFEEMPDLKIEGEMLELAKHIINTKKGEFDPKEFDDRYEAAVAELVKAKIEGRTLPKKKAAPAAKPNDLLQALRESAGMATAAKTKRTAANANAGKVRQKSARASAPKSRSPGGAHQRRAG, from the coding sequence ATGGTTGCCCCGAGAGCGAATTGGAAAGGCTTTATCAAGTTCGGGGAGGTGGCTTTTCCCGTGGCGCTCTATACCGCCGCCTCCACATCCGAGCGGATTGCGTTTCACACGCTGAACAGGAAGACCGGCAATCGGGTGCGCCGAGAATTCGTGGACGGCGAGACCGGCGATCCGGTCGAACGCGAGGACCAGGTCAAGGGTTTCGAGATCGAAGATGGTCGCTACGTTGTCCTCGAGCCCGAGGAGGTCGCCGCCGCCATCCCCGAAAGCGACAAAACGCTGAAGGTGGAGGCGTTTATTCCTTGTGACGAGATCGACGACGTCTATTTCGACAAGCCTTATTATCTGGCCCCCGACACGATGGGCAGCGACGCTTTCAAGCTCCTGAGGGATGGCATGAAGAAGGCCAAGGTTGCGGCCATCGCCCGCACGGTGCTGTTCCGGCGCCTGCGGACGCTTCTCATCCGACCCCTTGGCAAAGGGCTGGTGGGCTCCACTTTGAACTTCGACTATGAAGTCCGTTCCTCCGACAAGGCTTTCGAGGAGATGCCGGATCTCAAGATCGAGGGCGAGATGTTGGAGCTCGCCAAGCACATCATCAACACCAAGAAGGGCGAGTTCGATCCGAAGGAATTCGACGACCGTTACGAAGCGGCCGTCGCCGAACTGGTGAAGGCCAAGATCGAAGGCCGCACCCTTCCGAAGAAAAAGGCCGCGCCGGCTGCGAAACCGAACGACCTGTTACAGGCACTGCGCGAAAGCGCCGGCATGGCGACCGCGGCGAAGACGAAGCGTACCGCTGCAAATGCCAATGCCGGCAAGGTCAGGCAGAAGTCCGCACGCGCGTCGGCGCCGAAATCTCGCAGCCCCGGCGGCGCTCATCAGCGCCGCGCCGGGTGA
- a CDS encoding non-homologous end joining protein Ku: MAIRPYWKGYLKLSLVTCPVQMMPATSENEKVRFHTLNRATQNRVISHYVDAVTGKDVKDEDEVKAYQRGEDEYVMLEDEELENVALESTKTIDIGVFAPRNSVEWIWLDTPYYLSPDDPVGQEAFSVIRDAMAAEDMVGISRLVIARRERAVMLEPRGKGIVLWTLRYGDEVRDAESYFERVDDQPADSQMMPLVQQLIKKQTQHWNPKMASDTVQDRLLDIIESKKKLMKKPARVKSKGREKAEPAPSNVINIMEALRKSVDAENRSGRN; the protein is encoded by the coding sequence GTGGCGATCCGGCCATACTGGAAAGGGTATCTGAAATTATCGCTCGTCACCTGCCCGGTGCAGATGATGCCGGCCACCTCCGAAAACGAGAAGGTACGTTTTCACACGCTCAATCGCGCAACGCAAAACCGCGTCATCAGCCACTATGTCGATGCCGTCACCGGCAAGGACGTGAAAGATGAAGACGAAGTGAAGGCCTATCAGCGTGGCGAGGACGAATATGTCATGCTCGAAGACGAGGAACTGGAGAACGTTGCGCTCGAAAGCACCAAGACGATCGATATCGGAGTATTTGCGCCGCGCAACAGCGTCGAATGGATCTGGCTCGACACGCCCTACTATCTTTCTCCCGACGATCCGGTCGGCCAGGAGGCATTCTCGGTGATTCGCGATGCGATGGCGGCTGAGGACATGGTCGGCATCTCGCGGCTGGTGATTGCACGCCGCGAGCGCGCCGTCATGCTGGAGCCGCGCGGTAAGGGCATCGTCCTTTGGACGCTGCGATACGGTGACGAAGTGCGCGACGCGGAGAGCTACTTCGAACGGGTGGACGATCAACCGGCGGACAGCCAGATGATGCCGCTGGTTCAGCAGCTCATCAAGAAGCAGACGCAGCATTGGAACCCGAAGATGGCCTCCGACACCGTGCAGGATAGGCTGCTCGACATCATCGAGTCCAAGAAGAAACTGATGAAGAAGCCGGCCAGGGTAAAATCGAAGGGCAGGGAAAAGGCAGAGCCGGCCCCCAGCAACGTCATCAACATCATGGAAGCGCTGCGCAAATCCGTCGATGCCGAGAACCGATCCGGCAGGAATTGA
- the ligD gene encoding non-homologous end-joining DNA ligase yields MTRPRQRSAPLLRESSSSIQSRPVRRRDPDQPSLPFDAMPSRVEPCLALLKQTVPQGPDWIYEVKWDGYRLAIHIEPKSIRILTRGGHDWTHRFPTIAAGARELGVSSCILDGEAVVVDEEGRSDFGALQRSLGGRGGKRISTESVFYAFDLLYLDGHDLTRTELSVRRHLLQDLIPGTDDGAVRFSQDLDLGGEELLEHACHLGLEGIIAKRSNSPYRSGRLGDWQKIKCVQSDSFMIVGYEESATTRGGLGSLLLAGRKGQDWIYVGAVGTGFDRTEAEYLRKTLNRLQTKKPVVPLKGKRLVFSQPTLIAEIEFRGWTREGSLRHPSYKGLREIQDNAAVIDLTDAPATTGSSAGD; encoded by the coding sequence ATGACCAGACCACGGCAGCGCTCGGCCCCCCTCCTTCGCGAGTCCAGTTCTTCGATACAATCTCGACCTGTCCGCCGGCGTGATCCCGACCAGCCAAGCCTGCCGTTCGATGCAATGCCGTCCAGAGTGGAGCCCTGCCTGGCGCTGCTGAAGCAAACGGTGCCGCAAGGGCCGGATTGGATTTATGAGGTGAAGTGGGACGGCTACCGATTGGCGATCCACATCGAGCCAAAGAGCATCCGCATCCTCACCCGCGGCGGCCATGACTGGACCCACCGATTCCCAACTATCGCCGCGGGGGCAAGAGAGCTCGGTGTATCGAGCTGCATTCTCGACGGAGAAGCCGTCGTCGTCGATGAAGAGGGTCGCTCCGACTTTGGAGCGTTGCAGCGCTCGCTCGGCGGCAGGGGCGGCAAGCGGATCTCGACCGAATCCGTCTTCTACGCCTTCGATCTGCTGTACCTCGACGGCCACGACCTGACGCGCACCGAGCTCTCGGTCCGCCGTCATCTTCTGCAAGATCTGATTCCCGGCACCGACGATGGCGCCGTTCGGTTCTCGCAAGACCTGGATCTGGGCGGCGAGGAACTGCTTGAGCACGCCTGCCATCTTGGCCTGGAAGGCATCATTGCGAAGCGCAGTAACAGCCCTTATCGGAGTGGTCGCCTCGGGGACTGGCAGAAGATCAAGTGCGTTCAGAGCGACAGTTTCATGATCGTCGGTTACGAGGAATCCGCCACCACCCGCGGCGGGCTCGGCAGTCTTTTGCTTGCGGGTCGCAAGGGTCAAGATTGGATCTATGTCGGAGCGGTCGGCACGGGGTTCGATCGAACGGAGGCGGAGTATTTGCGCAAGACGTTGAATCGTCTCCAAACGAAAAAACCTGTCGTGCCGCTGAAAGGAAAGCGGCTTGTCTTTTCCCAGCCGACCCTCATCGCCGAAATCGAGTTTCGCGGCTGGACGCGCGAGGGCAGCCTCCGCCACCCCTCATATAAGGGCCTTCGCGAGATCCAGGATAATGCTGCCGTCATTGATCTGACTGACGCCCCTGCGACCACAGGAAGTTCCGCGGGCGATTAG
- the ligD gene encoding DNA ligase D: MASDKLSSYRSKRDFQKTAEPSGERRIKKSNRRRFVIQKHDATRLHYDLRLELDGVFKSWAVTKGPSLDPHDKRLAVEVEDHPLDYGDFEGTIPKGQYGGGTVMLWDRGYWEPEGRMSPEQALRKGDFKFTLDGERLHGSFVLVRMRSDRERSKRTNWLLIKHHDEFSVEEDGAAILEDNLTSVASGRSMETIAAGKGSKPQPFMVEGGKVEADAIWDSNHGLAADGREASGGKRTSAATAVDLPSFIAPQLCEKRERPPGGDGWIHEIKFDGYRIQMRVLGGEATLKTRKGLDWTAKYPEIARAASALPDCILDGEICALDRHGAPDFAALQAALSEGKTGDLVYFGFDLLYDGGEDFRLKPLIERKTRLQELLTEADNDPRIRFVEHFTGGGDAVLRSACKLSLEGIVSKKADAAYQSGRTESWAKSKCRAGHEVVIGAYAKTNGKFRSLLVGVFSDDNFVYVGRVGTGYGAKKVDTLLPKLKALETAKSPFTGTGAPKKQAEVVWVKPELVAEIEFEGWTADGLVRQAAFKGLREDKPAREVEAERPPRSSKAEVAAPAPGAEQRSTRRKGQRADVMGVLISNPDKPLWPDANDGEPVTKEELARYYEAVGDWMIDHIRGRPCSIIRAPDGIGGEQFFQRHAMPGQSKLLELVKVFGDKKPYLQIDRIEGLAAVAQIAAVELHPWNCEPGQPEVPGRLVFDLDPGPDVPFSTVVAAAREMRDRLEDLGLISFCKTTGGKGLHVVTPLAIHKRKPLSWPEAKAFAHDVCQQMARSNPDLYLIKMTKSLRGGRIFLDYLRNDRMATAVAPLSPRARPGATVSMPLTWTQVKSDLDPKRFTVRTVPALLSKSSAWKDYCDGQRPLEQAIKRLGRTGKHAA; encoded by the coding sequence ATGGCCAGCGACAAGCTATCGAGCTACCGATCGAAACGCGATTTTCAGAAGACTGCTGAGCCCAGCGGTGAGCGGCGCATCAAAAAGAGCAACCGCCGCCGCTTTGTCATTCAGAAGCACGATGCGACACGTCTGCACTACGACCTGCGGCTCGAGCTCGACGGCGTGTTCAAGAGCTGGGCTGTCACCAAGGGCCCGTCGCTCGATCCGCACGACAAGCGGCTGGCGGTCGAGGTCGAGGACCATCCACTCGATTATGGCGATTTCGAAGGCACGATTCCGAAAGGTCAGTATGGCGGCGGCACAGTCATGCTGTGGGATCGCGGCTATTGGGAGCCGGAGGGAAGGATGAGCCCTGAGCAAGCCCTTCGCAAGGGCGATTTCAAGTTCACGCTTGACGGCGAGCGCTTGCACGGGAGCTTCGTGCTAGTGCGCATGCGTAGCGATCGCGAGCGCAGCAAGCGCACCAACTGGCTGTTGATCAAGCATCATGACGAGTTCTCGGTGGAAGAGGACGGTGCCGCTATTCTGGAGGACAACCTCACCTCGGTGGCCTCGGGCCGCAGCATGGAAACGATCGCAGCCGGCAAGGGGAGCAAACCGCAACCCTTCATGGTGGAGGGCGGCAAGGTCGAGGCCGACGCCATCTGGGACAGCAATCACGGACTGGCCGCCGACGGGCGGGAGGCGAGTGGCGGGAAGCGCACCAGCGCTGCGACGGCGGTTGATCTTCCGAGTTTCATCGCGCCGCAGCTTTGCGAGAAGCGGGAGCGGCCGCCTGGCGGGGACGGTTGGATTCATGAGATCAAATTCGATGGATATCGCATCCAGATGCGCGTGCTCGGCGGCGAAGCGACGTTGAAAACCAGGAAAGGTCTCGACTGGACGGCCAAGTACCCCGAAATCGCCCGGGCGGCGTCAGCCCTTCCGGATTGTATCCTCGATGGCGAGATCTGCGCTCTCGACAGGCACGGTGCGCCGGACTTCGCCGCGCTGCAGGCCGCGCTGTCGGAGGGCAAGACCGGCGACCTCGTCTACTTCGGCTTCGACCTGCTCTATGACGGCGGCGAGGATTTTCGCCTCAAGCCCCTTATCGAGCGAAAGACGCGGTTGCAGGAGCTCCTCACGGAGGCCGACAATGATCCCCGTATCCGCTTCGTCGAACATTTTACCGGCGGCGGCGACGCCGTCCTCAGGTCGGCATGCAAGCTCTCGCTGGAAGGCATCGTGTCAAAAAAGGCCGATGCCGCCTACCAGTCCGGTCGAACGGAAAGCTGGGCGAAGTCCAAATGCCGTGCCGGGCACGAGGTGGTCATCGGCGCCTATGCCAAGACCAACGGCAAGTTCCGTTCCCTTCTCGTCGGCGTTTTCAGCGACGATAACTTTGTTTATGTCGGCCGCGTCGGGACCGGCTACGGCGCCAAGAAGGTCGATACGCTGCTTCCGAAACTAAAGGCGCTGGAAACGGCGAAGTCGCCGTTCACTGGAACCGGCGCTCCGAAGAAGCAGGCTGAAGTCGTCTGGGTGAAGCCCGAGCTCGTCGCCGAGATCGAATTCGAGGGCTGGACCGCCGACGGTCTTGTCCGGCAAGCGGCCTTCAAAGGATTGCGCGAAGATAAGCCGGCCAGGGAAGTTGAGGCGGAACGTCCGCCAAGGTCCTCTAAAGCCGAGGTTGCGGCGCCGGCTCCGGGAGCCGAACAGAGATCAACGCGCCGGAAGGGTCAGAGGGCCGATGTCATGGGCGTGCTCATTTCCAACCCCGACAAACCATTGTGGCCGGATGCCAACGACGGTGAGCCGGTAACAAAGGAAGAATTGGCCCGCTATTACGAGGCGGTCGGCGACTGGATGATCGACCACATCAGGGGCAGGCCCTGCTCTATCATCCGTGCCCCCGATGGAATTGGTGGCGAGCAGTTTTTCCAGCGTCATGCGATGCCGGGGCAATCCAAACTGCTCGAGTTGGTCAAGGTGTTCGGCGACAAGAAGCCATACCTGCAGATCGATCGCATCGAAGGGCTTGCCGCGGTCGCCCAGATCGCGGCGGTCGAGCTTCATCCATGGAACTGCGAACCCGGTCAACCGGAAGTGCCTGGTCGTCTGGTCTTCGATCTGGATCCCGGACCCGATGTTCCCTTTTCCACGGTTGTCGCGGCTGCCCGGGAAATGCGCGACCGGCTGGAGGACCTCGGATTGATCAGCTTCTGCAAGACGACCGGCGGCAAGGGCCTGCATGTCGTGACCCCACTTGCCATCCATAAGCGCAAGCCGTTGTCCTGGCCTGAAGCAAAGGCCTTCGCGCACGACGTCTGCCAGCAGATGGCCCGGAGCAACCCCGATCTCTACCTTATCAAAATGACGAAGAGCCTGCGGGGCGGTCGCATTTTCCTTGATTATCTGCGCAACGACCGCATGGCGACAGCAGTGGCTCCGCTCTCCCCTCGAGCCCGCCCAGGCGCGACCGTGTCCATGCCTCTGACGTGGACGCAGGTGAAGTCAGACCTCGACCCCAAAAGGTTCACGGTCCGAACCGTGCCTGCCTTGTTATCGAAGTCGTCCGCCTGGAAGGATTATTGTGACGGGCAGCGTCCCCTGGAGCAGGCCATCAAGAGGCTCGGCCGCACCGGCAAACATGCCGCCTGA
- the pepT gene encoding peptidase T, translating into MTDTVLDRFLRYVVIDTQSDPASSMQPTTEKQKDLGRLLVDELLTIGLADAHLDEHGYVYATIPGNSEKAVPVICFCSHMDTAPDFTGTGVKPQIVRNYAGGDIELIGDPSRVIRVAEHPELNNQIGNDIVTTDGTTLLGADDKAGLAEIMTAAQILVDNPDIRHGTIKILFTPDEEVGRGVNKVDLKKLGADFAYTMDGETAGHIEDETFSADGVEISISGVAIHPGFAKDRMENAIRIAGAIIDRLPKEVAPETTEGKQGFIHPVGVTGSMEKASLSFIIRDFSEEGLAEKEAMLQAIVKEVMAAYPGSTSHFQVTEQYRNMKTVLDRHPEIVENALEAVRRAGMTPVRGSIRGGTDGSRLSFMGLPCPNIFAGGHAFHSPLEWVSRQDMEKAVKTIVELARVWEERA; encoded by the coding sequence ATGACCGACACTGTTCTCGACCGCTTTCTCCGTTATGTCGTTATCGACACCCAATCCGATCCCGCCTCGTCGATGCAGCCGACCACCGAAAAGCAGAAGGATCTTGGCCGGCTTCTGGTCGACGAACTGCTGACGATCGGCCTTGCAGATGCGCATCTCGATGAACATGGTTATGTCTATGCGACTATTCCCGGAAATAGCGAGAAGGCGGTGCCAGTCATCTGTTTCTGCTCGCATATGGATACGGCGCCCGATTTTACCGGCACGGGCGTCAAGCCGCAGATCGTGCGGAACTACGCCGGCGGCGATATCGAGCTTATCGGTGATCCGAGCCGGGTCATCCGTGTCGCCGAGCATCCCGAGCTTAACAACCAGATCGGCAACGACATCGTCACGACCGACGGAACGACATTGCTCGGCGCCGACGACAAGGCCGGGCTGGCAGAAATCATGACCGCGGCCCAGATTCTCGTCGATAATCCCGATATCCGGCACGGGACGATCAAGATCCTGTTCACGCCCGACGAGGAGGTCGGCCGCGGCGTCAACAAGGTCGACTTGAAGAAACTCGGCGCCGACTTCGCCTATACGATGGACGGCGAGACGGCCGGCCATATCGAGGACGAGACCTTTTCGGCCGATGGCGTCGAGATCAGCATTTCAGGCGTGGCGATCCATCCGGGCTTTGCCAAGGACCGGATGGAGAACGCCATAAGGATCGCCGGCGCTATCATCGATCGGCTGCCGAAGGAGGTGGCGCCGGAGACCACCGAAGGCAAGCAGGGCTTCATTCATCCGGTCGGCGTGACCGGCTCGATGGAAAAGGCATCGCTGAGCTTTATCATCCGCGATTTCTCCGAGGAGGGGCTGGCTGAAAAGGAGGCCATGCTCCAAGCCATCGTCAAGGAGGTGATGGCTGCCTATCCCGGCTCGACCTCTCATTTCCAAGTGACGGAGCAGTACCGCAACATGAAGACGGTGCTCGACCGTCACCCGGAGATCGTCGAAAACGCGCTTGAAGCCGTGCGCCGAGCCGGCATGACACCGGTGCGCGGCAGCATCCGCGGTGGTACCGACGGTTCGCGCCTCTCCTTCATGGGGCTGCCATGCCCGAACATATTCGCCGGCGGCCATGCCTTCCACTCACCGCTCGAATGGGTCAGCCGCCAGGACATGGAAAAGGCCGTCAAAACGATCGTTGAGCTTGCGAGGGTCTGGGAAGAGCGCGCTTAA